The Deltaproteobacteria bacterium nucleotide sequence CATGGCAAAGACGACATCCCCGGTGAACAGGGCTTTTTTCTCCGGCCAGTATAGACTGATGGATCCCGGCGAGTGGCCAGGGGTGAAAAAAATCTGGAGAGTTTTTTGGCCTAATTTTAATTCTCCCTCTTGGAGGTAAAAATCTATTTTTATTTCGGGCATATCCATTCCAAAAGCTCCATAGAACTCTCTACCGGTCTCCTGCATGAATTTTTCCTCTTCCGGGTGCAGGGCTGTTAAAACCCCTGCCCGAGCAAAGGTCTGAATGGCCTCAAAGTGGTCGGGGTGGACATGGGTTGCTATGATCAGACGGATGTCTTCCAAGCGGTTGCCGTCTTTTTCCATCCCGTTGATTAAATTCTTGACCAAATGCTGATGGCCCGGGTCGATGAGAAGAGGCATATCACCACCAATCAGATAGCTGTTGCAATTATTCTCCTGCATACTTTTCCAGGGATAGGCATAAAGATCAGAATCAAGTTTCATGAAATCTCCTCCAAATGCGGATTGTGGAATTTTAATTCCGCATTCCGCCATTGTATGGTCATCGTT carries:
- a CDS encoding MBL fold metallo-hydrolase, whose translation is MKLDSDLYAYPWKSMQENNCNSYLIGGDMPLLIDPGHQHLVKNLINGMEKDGNRLEDIRLIIATHVHPDHFEAIQTFARAGVLTALHPEEEKFMQETGREFYGAFGMDMPEIKIDFYLQEGELKLGQKTLQIFFTPGHSPGSISLYWPEKKALFTGDVVFAMGVGRTDFPGGDGNLLRDSIERLARLDAEWLLSGHGEIIRGKKNIQRNFSNIGSNFLDY